In the genome of Candidatus Zixiibacteriota bacterium, one region contains:
- a CDS encoding electron transfer flavoprotein subunit alpha/FixB family protein yields the protein MKILTIALQKEGQPIPASYELIEAAKSLGGDIMTAFLSDSDNGAADLATRGGGQVLTVTHESLKLFNDEVYCKVLKALIEKHTPDVILGPASFYGKSLMGRLAAVCGGAMVSDATGLAMDGDKLTATRPSYGGSVISQVVATGGAFFATVRGKMYAEAKDGAGEVVAETVDAAAFEAKMTVTERKVESAGAVNLTEADIIVAGGRGMKGPENLPLVADLAAAMGGAVGASRAIVDAGWAPYSQQVGQTGKTVNPKLYVAVGISGAIQHLVGMRSSQTIVAINRDKDAPIFNVANYGIVGDAMEIVPALTAKFKAELGN from the coding sequence ATGAAAATACTGACAATCGCACTTCAAAAAGAGGGCCAACCAATACCGGCCTCATACGAATTGATCGAAGCCGCCAAATCGCTCGGTGGCGATATTATGACCGCCTTTCTTTCCGACAGCGACAATGGTGCGGCCGACCTGGCCACCCGCGGCGGCGGCCAGGTGCTTACGGTGACGCATGAAAGTTTGAAACTGTTCAATGACGAAGTCTACTGCAAAGTGCTCAAGGCATTGATCGAAAAACATACACCCGACGTGATACTGGGTCCGGCCTCGTTCTACGGAAAATCGTTGATGGGCCGTTTGGCCGCCGTGTGCGGTGGCGCGATGGTCTCAGATGCCACCGGCCTGGCTATGGACGGCGACAAGTTGACGGCCACCCGACCAAGTTATGGCGGTTCGGTGATATCGCAGGTGGTTGCTACAGGCGGCGCGTTTTTTGCCACCGTGCGCGGCAAGATGTATGCTGAGGCCAAAGATGGCGCCGGTGAAGTTGTGGCTGAAACTGTCGACGCTGCCGCCTTTGAAGCTAAAATGACCGTGACCGAGCGCAAGGTCGAGTCGGCCGGCGCTGTGAACCTGACCGAAGCCGACATTATTGTGGCCGGAGGACGTGGCATGAAAGGACCGGAAAACCTGCCGCTGGTAGCCGACCTGGCCGCCGCCATGGGAGGTGCCGTAGGCGCCTCACGGGCCATTGTCGATGCCGGTTGGGCACCCTATTCGCAGCAGGTTGGCCAGACGGGTAAGACCGTGAATCCGAAACTTTACGTCGCCGTTGGCATCTCCGGAGCCATCCAGCATTTGGTGGGGATGCGTTCTTCGCAGACAATCGTGGCTATCAACCGTGACAAGGACGCGCCCATCTTCAACGTTGCCAACTATGGCATCGTGGGGGACGCAATGGAGATCGTGCCGGCCCTGACCGCCAAATTCAAGGCTGAGCTGGGGAATTAG
- the ispG gene encoding flavodoxin-dependent (E)-4-hydroxy-3-methylbut-2-enyl-diphosphate synthase: protein MDNTLSTKRRKSRTVKVGEVLIGGGFPISIQSMTTSDTRDVGATVAQANQLFEAGCEIVRLSVLNKQAAACLPEIRKQIDRPLVADIHFNYKLALAAIEAGLDKIRINPGNIGDTWKVREVTKAAKDSGVPIRIGVNSGSLPEDLLKQYGHDDPRAFVNAALREAAVLEEMEFQDIVISVKSSSAAKSFQAYSALAERCDYPLHIGITEAGTLESGTIKSSVGLGALLLQGIGDTMRVSLTADPVNEVRVAKQILKSCELKADGIEVISCPTCGRCQIDLIPLAESIEAKTRHIKTPLKVAVMGCAVNGPGEARAADVGISGGSGRGQLIKKGEVVSSFAESELESRLLNEIEAMTGEKIEHP, encoded by the coding sequence ATGGACAACACACTTTCTACAAAACGACGAAAAAGTCGCACCGTAAAAGTCGGCGAAGTTTTGATCGGCGGCGGCTTTCCGATATCGATTCAATCGATGACCACCAGCGACACTCGCGATGTAGGCGCTACCGTGGCCCAGGCCAACCAGCTCTTTGAGGCCGGTTGTGAGATCGTGCGGCTCTCAGTGCTGAACAAACAGGCGGCAGCCTGTCTGCCTGAGATTCGCAAACAGATAGATCGACCTCTGGTGGCCGATATTCATTTTAACTACAAGCTGGCCCTGGCCGCAATCGAAGCCGGCCTTGACAAGATACGCATCAACCCCGGCAACATCGGCGACACCTGGAAAGTACGCGAGGTTACGAAGGCGGCCAAAGACTCAGGCGTTCCCATTCGTATCGGCGTCAACTCAGGTTCTCTGCCTGAAGACTTGCTCAAGCAGTATGGTCATGACGACCCGCGCGCATTTGTCAACGCGGCGTTGCGCGAGGCGGCGGTGCTCGAGGAGATGGAGTTTCAAGATATCGTCATCTCGGTCAAATCCTCGAGTGCGGCCAAGTCGTTTCAAGCTTACTCTGCGCTGGCTGAGCGGTGTGACTATCCGCTTCACATCGGCATCACCGAAGCCGGGACGCTTGAGAGCGGCACCATCAAATCGTCGGTCGGGCTGGGGGCGCTCTTGCTCCAGGGGATCGGCGATACCATGCGCGTATCGTTGACAGCCGACCCGGTGAATGAGGTCCGCGTGGCCAAGCAGATTCTGAAATCGTGCGAGTTGAAAGCTGATGGAATAGAAGTCATTTCATGCCCCACCTGCGGTCGGTGTCAGATCGACCTGATCCCGCTGGCCGAATCGATCGAGGCGAAAACGAGGCATATCAAGACGCCCTTGAAAGTTGCAGTCATGGGTTGTGCCGTCAATGGACCCGGTGAGGCGCGTGCGGCCGATGTCGGAATTTCCGGCGGGTCGGGACGAGGGCAGCTTATCAAGAAGGGCGAGGTGGTCTCGAGTTTTGCCGAGTCCGAGCTTGAAAGCAGGCTGCTCAACGAAATTGAAGCTATGACCGGGGAGAAAATCGAGCACCCATAA
- a CDS encoding YraN family protein has product MSSSDKGGSSGRPDPAWRGFEKLAARFFEQQGYEVLARNWRAGRLEIDLIVKREDLIVFVEVKSAASKRFGHPAERIDAKKTINLTRAAQQFITEQEVTGCDLRFDVVTFIDGQLEHFPNAFEAQE; this is encoded by the coding sequence ATGTCCTCTTCTGACAAAGGCGGTTCCTCCGGCCGACCGGATCCGGCTTGGCGAGGTTTTGAAAAACTAGCCGCGCGTTTTTTCGAACAACAAGGGTACGAAGTACTGGCCCGCAATTGGCGGGCCGGCAGGCTGGAGATCGATCTAATTGTAAAGCGCGAAGATCTGATTGTGTTTGTCGAAGTCAAATCGGCAGCATCGAAACGATTCGGCCACCCGGCTGAACGTATCGATGCCAAGAAGACGATAAATCTCACCCGCGCGGCGCAGCAGTTTATCACCGAACAAGAAGTGACGGGCTGCGACCTGCGTTTTGACGTCGTGACCTTTATCGATGGTCAATTAGAGCACTTCCCAAACGCCTTCGAGGCGCAGGAGTGA
- a CDS encoding ribonuclease HII: MKIAFDDLHGNFDFTQMESMLVGKGYESICGVDEVGRGPLAGPVVAAAVIIPCGDAVAGIDDSKRLSAHRRDELFDQIVERGWPCAVGVIDSESIDSINILQASLMAMRKAIMDINPTPDFVLVDGKFDIPNIPQPQCAIIGGDRRCRAIAAASIVAKVTRDRIMDRYQVLYPSFSFAQHKGYPTPVHLNELKQHGPSEIHRRTFKPVADLVSEYVLF; the protein is encoded by the coding sequence ATGAAGATCGCATTTGATGATTTGCACGGCAACTTCGATTTCACTCAGATGGAATCGATGCTGGTCGGAAAGGGATACGAGTCCATTTGTGGTGTCGATGAAGTTGGACGCGGCCCGTTGGCCGGCCCGGTGGTGGCGGCGGCGGTAATCATACCGTGCGGAGATGCCGTCGCTGGGATTGACGACTCCAAAAGACTCTCGGCTCATCGCCGTGATGAACTCTTCGACCAGATTGTCGAGCGCGGTTGGCCCTGTGCGGTGGGAGTGATCGACAGCGAGAGCATCGACAGTATCAATATCCTTCAAGCTTCGCTCATGGCCATGCGCAAAGCGATCATGGATATCAATCCAACGCCCGATTTCGTGCTGGTCGACGGCAAGTTCGACATACCGAACATTCCGCAGCCGCAGTGCGCCATCATCGGCGGGGATCGGCGATGTCGGGCGATAGCCGCCGCCTCGATTGTGGCCAAGGTCACACGTGATCGGATCATGGATCGATACCAGGTGCTGTATCCATCGTTTTCATTTGCCCAGCACAAGGGTTATCCAACCCCTGTGCATCTTAACGAACTCAAACAACACGGTCCCTCCGAGATTCACCGTCGCACTTTCAAACCGGTGGCCGATTTGGTCAGCGAATATGTCCTCTTCTGA
- a CDS encoding RsmD family RNA methyltransferase: MKKRSNDRFEFTIIAGELKGRRINAPNLGHTRPPLSRLRKSIFDFLKPYLPGASYLDLFSGTGSYLFEAVSRGVTSALGVESETKMVEAIMRWADKYDVADRLQCREEDVFEAIPKLESFGRLFDIVMIAPPQYQGMVDRTLECLKAHPIVAPSGLLLCQHDTLETRDIDFLDFTIEQQRKYGNTTFTVLRLQP; encoded by the coding sequence ATGAAAAAGAGAAGCAACGACAGATTTGAGTTTACGATCATCGCCGGAGAGTTGAAAGGCCGTCGCATCAACGCGCCCAACCTTGGGCATACCCGGCCGCCTTTGAGTAGGTTGCGTAAGTCCATCTTTGATTTCTTGAAACCGTATTTACCGGGTGCGAGTTATCTCGATCTGTTCAGCGGCACCGGATCGTATCTATTTGAGGCCGTGTCTCGCGGTGTCACCTCGGCGCTGGGCGTGGAGAGTGAAACCAAGATGGTCGAGGCGATCATGCGTTGGGCTGATAAGTATGACGTGGCCGACCGATTGCAGTGCCGCGAGGAGGACGTGTTCGAGGCCATACCTAAGCTCGAAAGTTTCGGACGGCTGTTCGACATCGTGATGATCGCACCGCCTCAGTATCAGGGTATGGTTGACCGGACACTTGAGTGTTTGAAAGCGCATCCGATAGTAGCACCCTCAGGTTTGCTTTTATGTCAGCATGATACATTGGAGACGCGCGACATTGACTTTCTCGACTTCACGATTGAGCAGCAGCGCAAGTACGGCAACACAACGTTTACAGTGTTGCGGCTGCAGCCCTAG
- the trmD gene encoding tRNA (guanosine(37)-N1)-methyltransferase TrmD: protein MKFEIVTLFPDYFAQPLRQSLLGKAIDNKLFEIEIINLRAFAEDRHHTVDDRPFGGGGGMVLMIEPIDRCLQKLGYPRRSDGPIDNGSRIVLTSAAGETFGQPKAIEYSLGERLTIICGHYLGVDDRLIQLYDIDEVSLGDFILSGGEPVAMSLIDAIARLIPGVMGNFESAMDDSHMEGLLGAPCYTRPAEYEGLAVPEVLLSGDHKAIEQFRQRQAIEKSKEVRPDLLKAGDQDEEEDE from the coding sequence ATGAAGTTTGAGATTGTAACGCTATTCCCGGACTACTTCGCACAGCCCCTTAGGCAGTCGTTGTTGGGAAAGGCGATTGATAATAAGCTCTTTGAAATCGAAATCATTAACCTTCGCGCTTTCGCCGAAGATCGTCATCACACCGTCGACGATCGACCGTTCGGCGGCGGCGGCGGCATGGTGCTGATGATCGAACCGATTGATCGATGCTTACAGAAGCTGGGTTACCCGAGACGTTCGGACGGACCTATCGATAACGGGTCACGAATCGTCCTTACCTCGGCGGCCGGCGAGACTTTCGGGCAGCCGAAGGCGATCGAGTATTCGCTTGGTGAGCGGCTGACGATCATCTGTGGCCACTATCTCGGTGTTGACGACAGGTTGATCCAGCTGTACGACATCGATGAAGTATCGCTGGGTGACTTTATTCTATCGGGCGGCGAACCGGTAGCCATGTCGTTGATCGATGCCATCGCACGCTTGATTCCGGGCGTCATGGGGAACTTCGAATCGGCTATGGACGATTCACACATGGAAGGATTGCTGGGCGCGCCCTGTTACACGCGACCGGCCGAGTATGAAGGTTTGGCGGTGCCTGAGGTGCTGTTGTCCGGCGACCACAAGGCAATCGAGCAGTTCAGGCAACGCCAGGCGATTGAAAAAAGTAAAGAAGTCAGGCCGGATTTGTTAAAGGCCGGCGACCAGGATGAAGAAGAAGACGAGTGA
- the rimM gene encoding ribosome maturation factor RimM (Essential for efficient processing of 16S rRNA): MGSDELVIVGKLGRPRGVQGEMYITPLTDFPERFNGMEEIHVRSRDGWEKMKIVSAGLIGQRPVIRFEVVGSPEEAARMTNRELAIPKDELVTLPEGEYFVFELIGCDVFEQTSGQQIGELIDVEKYPANDVYIVQAADDKQLQVPAVGEFVKEIDVIAKRILIDTSGLADY; encoded by the coding sequence GTGGGATCGGATGAACTCGTCATCGTCGGCAAACTGGGCCGACCGAGAGGGGTGCAAGGCGAAATGTACATTACGCCACTCACCGACTTTCCCGAAAGGTTCAACGGCATGGAAGAGATCCACGTCAGGTCGAGAGACGGTTGGGAAAAAATGAAAATCGTTTCCGCCGGTTTGATCGGCCAGAGACCGGTCATCAGATTCGAAGTCGTCGGATCGCCGGAAGAAGCAGCCCGAATGACCAACCGCGAGTTGGCCATACCGAAGGATGAGTTGGTGACTTTGCCGGAAGGCGAGTACTTTGTTTTTGAGTTGATAGGATGCGATGTGTTTGAACAAACCAGCGGCCAACAGATCGGAGAACTGATTGATGTCGAAAAGTATCCGGCCAACGATGTTTACATTGTGCAGGCAGCCGATGACAAACAGTTGCAGGTGCCGGCGGTTGGTGAGTTTGTTAAGGAAATCGATGTGATCGCCAAGCGCATTTTGATCGACACATCCGGTCTGGCGGATTATTGA
- a CDS encoding KH domain-containing protein: protein MKDFVENIVTHLVDNPDQVNVTEIVGSRTTVYELRVAQGDLGKVIGKQGQTAKSIRTILAAAAARQGKRAVLEILE, encoded by the coding sequence ATGAAGGATTTCGTCGAAAACATCGTCACACATCTGGTTGATAATCCCGACCAGGTCAATGTGACTGAAATTGTCGGAAGCCGGACTACTGTGTACGAATTGCGTGTAGCACAGGGTGATTTGGGCAAGGTTATCGGTAAACAGGGCCAGACGGCAAAATCCATCCGAACCATACTGGCGGCAGCGGCGGCTCGACAAGGAAAGCGAGCGGTCCTGGAAATTCTCGAATAA
- the rpsP gene encoding 30S ribosomal protein S16, with protein sequence MAVHLRLRRMGAKKRAFYRIVAIDSRRARGGSYLENLGTYNPITKPAEISVSEEGLTRWLDQGAVPTDTVRSLLTQIGYTVKYQKIKKGEDVSEISLKTTITERPKKTRKMKKAAVAAKAEADAKAEAAAKSAEEPAAEAEEASEPDKES encoded by the coding sequence TTGGCCGTTCATCTTAGACTTCGCAGAATGGGAGCCAAAAAAAGAGCTTTCTACCGCATCGTGGCAATCGACTCGCGGCGGGCCCGGGGTGGAAGCTACCTTGAAAACTTAGGCACCTATAATCCCATCACCAAACCGGCAGAGATCAGTGTCTCGGAGGAAGGACTGACCCGTTGGTTGGACCAGGGCGCCGTCCCCACCGATACCGTTAGATCGCTACTAACGCAAATCGGATACACTGTAAAGTACCAAAAAATCAAAAAGGGAGAGGATGTCTCGGAGATTTCCCTTAAGACAACCATTACGGAACGCCCCAAGAAGACGCGGAAGATGAAAAAGGCGGCCGTGGCAGCAAAGGCTGAAGCTGATGCAAAAGCGGAAGCTGCTGCCAAGTCGGCTGAAGAGCCGGCAGCCGAGGCGGAAGAAGCGTCCGAGCCGGACAAGGAGTCGTGA
- the ffh gene encoding signal recognition particle protein, with product MFESLSDKLEVVFKKLRGAGKLSEKNIKDSMREVRRSLLEADVNYKVARDFIKAVEEKAIGSEVLKSIDPGQQVIKIVHDELVGLLGGKNEPIAPVDKSPTVYMVCGLQGSGKTTLVAKLALANKRKNKKPLMVAADIYRPAAVQQLKVLADQINVEHFHLEGKKPQHICREAVKYAEKNFIDLVILDTAGRLHVDDELMTELEEIKSQVNPDELLLVADSMTGQDAVKVAEEFHRRLDITGVALSKLDGDARGGAALSIRSVTGCPIKLASIGEKVSDLEPFHPDRMASRILGMGDIVSLVEKAEETIDVEKAEKMQKKLLKAQFDFEDFLDQMQQLKKMGPLESIMGMIPGVGKALKNVKVDEGAMERMVAIIKSMTIEERRHPNVIDGSRKKRIALGSGNSVQAVNQLLKQFFAMQKMFQNMNKKKFKGLPDGLMPGAFGN from the coding sequence ATGTTTGAGTCGCTGTCTGACAAACTTGAAGTCGTTTTTAAGAAACTTCGCGGTGCAGGAAAACTGTCCGAGAAGAATATCAAAGACTCCATGCGCGAGGTCCGGCGGTCTCTTTTGGAGGCCGACGTCAACTATAAGGTCGCTCGCGATTTCATCAAAGCAGTCGAAGAAAAAGCGATAGGCTCAGAAGTCCTGAAATCTATCGACCCCGGTCAACAAGTCATCAAGATTGTCCACGACGAACTGGTGGGTCTGTTGGGCGGCAAGAATGAACCGATCGCACCGGTCGACAAATCACCCACCGTCTATATGGTTTGCGGGCTTCAGGGTTCGGGTAAAACCACCCTGGTGGCCAAGCTGGCGCTGGCCAATAAGCGTAAGAACAAAAAACCGCTGATGGTGGCAGCAGATATCTACCGGCCGGCCGCGGTACAGCAACTCAAAGTCCTGGCCGACCAAATCAATGTCGAGCACTTTCATCTTGAGGGCAAGAAGCCGCAGCATATCTGCCGCGAGGCCGTCAAGTATGCCGAGAAGAACTTCATCGATCTGGTCATTCTTGACACCGCCGGACGGTTGCATGTTGATGATGAACTGATGACTGAGTTGGAAGAGATCAAATCACAAGTCAATCCCGACGAATTGCTCCTGGTGGCCGACAGTATGACCGGACAAGACGCCGTCAAAGTGGCCGAGGAGTTCCATCGTCGTCTGGATATCACCGGCGTGGCTTTGTCCAAGCTCGACGGTGACGCTCGTGGTGGCGCTGCGCTTTCGATTCGCTCGGTCACCGGATGTCCCATCAAGCTGGCTTCGATAGGTGAGAAGGTCTCTGATCTCGAACCGTTCCATCCCGACCGAATGGCTTCGCGCATTCTCGGCATGGGGGATATTGTCTCACTGGTCGAGAAAGCGGAAGAGACTATCGATGTCGAAAAAGCCGAGAAGATGCAGAAGAAACTGCTCAAGGCCCAATTTGACTTCGAAGATTTTCTGGACCAGATGCAGCAGCTCAAGAAGATGGGACCGTTGGAATCAATAATGGGGATGATTCCCGGGGTCGGTAAGGCGCTCAAGAATGTCAAAGTAGACGAGGGCGCAATGGAACGAATGGTGGCGATTATCAAGTCGATGACCATCGAAGAGCGCCGCCACCCCAACGTTATTGACGGCTCACGGAAAAAACGAATCGCTTTAGGGTCCGGCAATTCGGTGCAGGCGGTCAATCAGTTGCTCAAGCAGTTTTTTGCCATGCAGAAGATGTTTCAAAATATGAATAAAAAGAAGTTCAAAGGTCTTCCCGATGGGCTGATGCCCGGAGCCTTTGGCAATTAG
- a CDS encoding PASTA domain-containing protein, which produces MAQLHATRLDRLKKQRSGFLAKQLPFGTLKRKIVLWVVAPLLVLALLYVVIDDIVMPNITRHGSEFTLPDYADQRLIEARIELDNLNLRFEISSEEFSPGIPQGVILSQYPVAGTKVKTGRIIKFVISAGQKMVSIPDLSGLSVRQALLDLETAGLELGEITWAFSDDVAEKFVVHTYPTAGSEIALGSQVTLMVNHGRRADFTFVPRVAGLTLDEARTILESKQLRIGVVTSRFADDLLPETVLEQSETAGTELDINTEIDLVVSTLE; this is translated from the coding sequence ATGGCACAGCTACACGCGACCAGACTCGACCGCTTGAAAAAACAACGCTCTGGCTTTCTGGCCAAGCAGTTGCCTTTCGGAACGCTCAAGCGCAAGATCGTTCTGTGGGTAGTTGCACCGCTTTTGGTATTGGCTCTTTTGTACGTCGTCATCGACGACATCGTCATGCCCAATATCACCCGCCATGGATCGGAGTTCACGCTGCCCGATTATGCCGATCAACGCCTGATCGAAGCACGAATCGAGCTGGACAATCTGAACCTCCGTTTCGAAATCTCATCCGAAGAGTTCTCGCCCGGGATTCCTCAGGGGGTGATCCTGAGCCAGTACCCGGTAGCCGGCACCAAAGTCAAAACCGGGCGGATCATCAAGTTTGTCATCTCCGCGGGACAGAAGATGGTGAGTATCCCCGACCTGTCCGGACTGTCGGTGCGCCAGGCTCTTTTGGATTTGGAAACAGCCGGTCTGGAATTGGGGGAGATCACCTGGGCCTTTTCCGATGACGTCGCGGAGAAATTCGTGGTACACACCTATCCGACAGCCGGCAGCGAAATCGCGCTGGGATCGCAGGTGACTTTGATGGTCAATCATGGTCGGAGAGCAGACTTTACCTTCGTACCCAGGGTGGCCGGATTGACATTGGATGAAGCACGAACGATTCTTGAGTCCAAGCAGTTGCGGATCGGGGTAGTCACCAGTCGATTTGCCGATGACCTCCTGCCGGAAACTGTTCTGGAACAGTCGGAGACAGCCGGCACCGAACTTGATATCAACACCGAGATCGACTTGGTGGTGAGTACGCTGGAGTAG
- the rsmB gene encoding 16S rRNA (cytosine(967)-C(5))-methyltransferase RsmB — MTDTAKSPASHKVDPVRAAALQALVLIQQGDQTDYAVSSVMAEKEFRPLDRRFLMQLVNGVTKMRRRLDHEIKFYLSRPSRDLPLMLSNILRLGLYQLRFTDRIPDAAAVNESVNLAAHMLDRSRANLVNAVLRASIREPNKVQYVDFEEEPVRFLGDFYSYPDHFVGYCYEEFGLEQTKTLLERYNRPPQVTYRVNYLKSKPDEVARLLQENEIDFSFGKYLPEFIHVESGGLPMEAELIRTGKVFVQDESAGLAVRLLNPRPNTTVVDLTAAPGGKATYAAIRMRNRGRVTAVDKSHQRLVPLVENAHRLGIKIIAPVASDMLEFKAGQFDRVLLDPPCSGWGTAGKNSDLRWTKTEEDITHLARIQKRMLDHASTLVKPGGILVYSTCTIIRTENDQVVEEWLLKHPDFEVDSAAQFYDDTIVTERGFVKTYPTHEKLDGSFCARLKRRA, encoded by the coding sequence ATGACAGATACGGCCAAAAGTCCAGCATCGCACAAAGTCGATCCGGTCCGCGCCGCGGCGCTGCAAGCCTTGGTCCTGATCCAACAGGGAGACCAAACCGACTATGCCGTCAGTAGCGTGATGGCCGAAAAGGAATTCCGGCCGCTTGATCGACGCTTTCTCATGCAACTGGTCAATGGCGTGACCAAGATGCGGCGACGGCTGGACCACGAGATCAAGTTCTACCTCTCCCGGCCTTCGCGAGACTTACCGCTGATGCTGTCCAACATTTTGCGCCTCGGTCTCTATCAACTGCGCTTCACCGACCGAATCCCCGATGCTGCCGCCGTTAACGAGTCGGTCAATCTGGCCGCCCACATGCTTGACCGGTCCCGGGCCAATCTTGTCAACGCGGTTCTGAGAGCCAGTATCCGTGAACCGAATAAAGTCCAGTATGTCGACTTTGAGGAGGAGCCGGTAAGGTTTCTGGGAGACTTTTACAGCTACCCGGACCACTTCGTCGGGTATTGCTACGAGGAATTCGGCCTGGAGCAAACCAAAACATTGCTCGAACGTTACAACCGTCCACCGCAAGTTACCTATCGCGTGAACTACCTCAAGTCCAAGCCGGACGAGGTGGCCAGACTTCTTCAGGAAAACGAAATCGATTTTTCGTTCGGCAAGTATTTGCCTGAGTTCATACATGTCGAATCGGGCGGTCTGCCGATGGAGGCTGAGTTGATCCGGACCGGCAAAGTGTTCGTACAGGACGAATCGGCCGGGTTAGCCGTGCGTCTATTGAATCCCCGACCCAACACTACGGTGGTCGACCTAACTGCGGCGCCGGGCGGCAAGGCAACCTACGCTGCCATACGCATGCGCAACCGGGGACGGGTGACGGCTGTTGACAAATCGCATCAGCGGCTGGTGCCGTTGGTCGAAAACGCGCATCGTTTGGGTATCAAGATCATCGCGCCCGTTGCATCCGATATGCTCGAATTCAAAGCCGGGCAGTTTGATCGAGTATTGCTTGACCCGCCCTGTTCAGGATGGGGTACGGCCGGCAAGAACTCCGACTTGCGCTGGACCAAAACCGAAGAAGACATCACGCACCTGGCCAGGATTCAGAAACGTATGCTGGATCATGCCTCGACGCTGGTCAAGCCGGGCGGTATTCTGGTATACTCCACCTGTACGATTATCCGCACCGAGAACGACCAGGTTGTTGAGGAGTGGTTATTGAAGCATCCCGACTTCGAAGTCGATTCGGCCGCTCAGTTCTACGATGATACCATTGTCACCGAGCGTGGATTTGTCAAGACCTATCCAACGCATGAAAAGCTCGATGGTTCTTTCTGCGCCCGCCTGAAGCGCCGGGCGTAG